The following proteins come from a genomic window of Xiphophorus couchianus chromosome 19, X_couchianus-1.0, whole genome shotgun sequence:
- the LOC114134196 gene encoding alcohol dehydrogenase 1-like isoform X2: protein MATAGQVIRCKAAVAWEFNQPLVIEEVEVAPPQEKEIRIKIVATGVCQSDLYFLCKCLNQTMFPAVFGHEAAGVVESIGPGVTEFQPGDTVIPLFMPQCRECRLCKSPKTNLCVNGSAGRIDERSFERSRISCRGRKLLQFLGTSSFSEFTVVKEISVAKIDPAAPLHKVCLIGCAICTGYGAAVNTAKVEAGSSCAVFGLGAVGLAAVMGCRAAAASRIIAVDINPEKFEKAKVLGATDVVNPNDHSRPIQQVIQEMTSGGVDFSFECIGNVEVMRSALESCAAGWGVSVIAGWTDMQNFSAPPIQLMTGRKWTGTLFGGFKGKDGVAQMVRAYLDRKLMVDEFITHNLRLDQVNEAVELMKNGRCVRAVLSVAPQ from the exons ATGGCCACAGCTGGACAG GTCATCAGGTGCAAGGCAGCAGTAGCCTGGGAGTTCAACCAGCCTTTGGTGATCGAAGAGGTTGAGGTGGCGCCGCCTCAGGAGAAGGAGATCCGGATCAAG ATCGTGGCAACAGGAGTGTGTCAGTCGGATCTCTACTTCCTGTGCAAATGTCTGAATCAGACGATGTTCCCGGCCGTTTTTGGCCATGAAGCAGCCGGTGTGGTGGAGAGCATCGGACCCGGGGTCACGGAGTTCCAGCCGG GAGACACGGTGATCCCGCTGTTCATGCCTCAGTGTCGGGAATGCCGCCTCTGCAAGAGTCCCAAGACCAACCTCTGCGTCAACGG GTCGGCCGGTCGAATAGATGAGCGGAGCTTTGAGCGCTCCAGGATCAGCTGCAGGGGCaggaagctgctgcagttcCTGGGAACCAGCAGCTTCTCTGAGTTCACCGTGGTGAAGGAGATTTCTGTGGCCAAGATCGACCCGGCCGCGCCGCTGCACAAAGTCTGTCTGATCGGCTGCGCCATCTGCACCGGGTACGGAGCGGCCGTCAATACCGCCAAG GTGGAAGCAGGCTCCAGCTGCGCCGTGTTCGGTCTGGGAGCCGTGGGCCTGGCCGCGGTCATGGGCTGCAGGGCGGCGGCAGCCAGCAGGATCATCGCCGTCGACATCAACCCGGAGAAGTTTGAGAAGGCCAAGGTGTTGGGAGCCACGGATGTGGTGAACCCCAACGACCACAGCAGGCCCATCCAGCAGGTCATCCAGGAGATGACCAGTGGTGGAGTGGACTTCTCCTTCGAATGCATCGGGAATGTGGAGGTCATG CGCAGCGCCTTGGAATCTTGTGCGGCCGGCTGGGGGGTCAGTGTGATCGCCGGCTGGACAGACATGCAGAACTTCAGCGCCCCGCCCATCCAGCTGATGACTGGACGGAAATGGACGGGAACTCTGTTTGGAG GGTTTAAAGGGAAGGACGGCGTTGCTCAGATGGTCAGAGCTTACCTGGACAGGAAGCTGATGGTGGACGAGTTCATCACCCACAACCTGAGGCTGGACCAGGTCAACGAAGCCGTGGAGCTGATGAAGAACGGCCGGTG CGTCCGGGCCGTGCTGAGCGTCGCTCCTCAGTGA
- the LOC114134196 gene encoding alcohol dehydrogenase 1-like isoform X1 has protein sequence MDEYLQDMKVLKSSEVIRCKAAVAWEFNQPLVIEEVEVAPPQEKEIRIKIVATGVCQSDLYFLCKCLNQTMFPAVFGHEAAGVVESIGPGVTEFQPGDTVIPLFMPQCRECRLCKSPKTNLCVNGSAGRIDERSFERSRISCRGRKLLQFLGTSSFSEFTVVKEISVAKIDPAAPLHKVCLIGCAICTGYGAAVNTAKVEAGSSCAVFGLGAVGLAAVMGCRAAAASRIIAVDINPEKFEKAKVLGATDVVNPNDHSRPIQQVIQEMTSGGVDFSFECIGNVEVMRSALESCAAGWGVSVIAGWTDMQNFSAPPIQLMTGRKWTGTLFGGFKGKDGVAQMVRAYLDRKLMVDEFITHNLRLDQVNEAVELMKNGRCVRAVLSVAPQ, from the exons ATGGATGAATATTTACAGGATATGAAAGTGTTGAAATCCTCAGag GTCATCAGGTGCAAGGCAGCAGTAGCCTGGGAGTTCAACCAGCCTTTGGTGATCGAAGAGGTTGAGGTGGCGCCGCCTCAGGAGAAGGAGATCCGGATCAAG ATCGTGGCAACAGGAGTGTGTCAGTCGGATCTCTACTTCCTGTGCAAATGTCTGAATCAGACGATGTTCCCGGCCGTTTTTGGCCATGAAGCAGCCGGTGTGGTGGAGAGCATCGGACCCGGGGTCACGGAGTTCCAGCCGG GAGACACGGTGATCCCGCTGTTCATGCCTCAGTGTCGGGAATGCCGCCTCTGCAAGAGTCCCAAGACCAACCTCTGCGTCAACGG GTCGGCCGGTCGAATAGATGAGCGGAGCTTTGAGCGCTCCAGGATCAGCTGCAGGGGCaggaagctgctgcagttcCTGGGAACCAGCAGCTTCTCTGAGTTCACCGTGGTGAAGGAGATTTCTGTGGCCAAGATCGACCCGGCCGCGCCGCTGCACAAAGTCTGTCTGATCGGCTGCGCCATCTGCACCGGGTACGGAGCGGCCGTCAATACCGCCAAG GTGGAAGCAGGCTCCAGCTGCGCCGTGTTCGGTCTGGGAGCCGTGGGCCTGGCCGCGGTCATGGGCTGCAGGGCGGCGGCAGCCAGCAGGATCATCGCCGTCGACATCAACCCGGAGAAGTTTGAGAAGGCCAAGGTGTTGGGAGCCACGGATGTGGTGAACCCCAACGACCACAGCAGGCCCATCCAGCAGGTCATCCAGGAGATGACCAGTGGTGGAGTGGACTTCTCCTTCGAATGCATCGGGAATGTGGAGGTCATG CGCAGCGCCTTGGAATCTTGTGCGGCCGGCTGGGGGGTCAGTGTGATCGCCGGCTGGACAGACATGCAGAACTTCAGCGCCCCGCCCATCCAGCTGATGACTGGACGGAAATGGACGGGAACTCTGTTTGGAG GGTTTAAAGGGAAGGACGGCGTTGCTCAGATGGTCAGAGCTTACCTGGACAGGAAGCTGATGGTGGACGAGTTCATCACCCACAACCTGAGGCTGGACCAGGTCAACGAAGCCGTGGAGCTGATGAAGAACGGCCGGTG CGTCCGGGCCGTGCTGAGCGTCGCTCCTCAGTGA